One stretch of Thermanaerosceptrum fracticalcis DNA includes these proteins:
- a CDS encoding GerAB/ArcD/ProY family transporter, with translation MREEGKISAYQAMVYQVSIVLATAILFVPAITTKHAKQDAWLSVIIACFFGSLQVYTAVSLARRFPNASVVQYAPLILGKVPGKVVGFVYLFYFFYVGYFILQEFAALMSSSYMPRTPSVVFMLVLSLLAAYAAYGGLEVICRTSSIVLTVAMATLVLTEALIVKDIKIWNFLPVLENGFNPVLLGAISPGAWFGETAVILMLYPFINNKEKVVKTSLLAILTLFIAMEVVVTGAIGLLGPTETASFLFPTFNMARRIKLEALPFLERLDALFMMVWVAAMLIKLTTFFFAGVLALSQWLNVKDYRPLILPSMAIMMALAVQAWKNITELFAFSGEVFPITIIFVNFIITIFLLIIAGIRNISTRKT, from the coding sequence ATGCGGGAGGAAGGAAAAATTTCAGCCTACCAGGCTATGGTATATCAGGTGAGCATTGTTTTGGCTACAGCCATCTTGTTCGTCCCGGCTATTACAACAAAGCATGCAAAGCAGGATGCCTGGCTATCCGTAATCATAGCCTGTTTTTTTGGTAGTCTTCAGGTTTATACAGCCGTCAGCCTGGCCCGGCGTTTTCCGAATGCGTCGGTTGTGCAGTATGCACCACTCATTCTCGGTAAGGTGCCGGGCAAGGTGGTGGGATTTGTTTATCTCTTCTATTTCTTCTACGTTGGTTATTTCATATTGCAAGAATTTGCCGCCCTGATGTCCTCCTCCTATATGCCGCGTACGCCTTCTGTTGTTTTTATGCTTGTTCTTTCTCTGCTTGCTGCTTATGCGGCTTATGGCGGGCTTGAGGTGATCTGCCGAACGAGTTCTATTGTTTTGACGGTTGCAATGGCAACGCTGGTATTAACAGAAGCCTTAATTGTCAAAGATATTAAAATATGGAACTTCTTACCTGTTCTGGAGAACGGGTTTAACCCAGTATTACTGGGAGCAATTTCACCAGGTGCATGGTTTGGGGAAACCGCCGTGATCCTGATGCTCTACCCATTTATAAATAATAAAGAAAAAGTGGTTAAGACCAGCCTCCTGGCCATTCTAACCCTTTTTATAGCCATGGAGGTGGTAGTTACCGGAGCAATTGGACTACTCGGCCCGACGGAAACAGCCTCTTTTCTTTTCCCCACCTTCAATATGGCCCGTCGGATTAAATTAGAGGCGCTACCGTTTTTGGAACGGCTGGATGCTCTTTTCATGATGGTCTGGGTGGCGGCTATGCTGATTAAGTTAACCACTTTCTTTTTCGCCGGGGTGCTTGCCCTGTCGCAGTGGCTCAACGTCAAAGACTATCGTCCGTTAATCTTACCCTCCATGGCCATAATGATGGCGCTGGCGGTACAGGCATGGAAGAATATTACCGAGTTATTCGCTTTTTCCGGAGAAGTATTCCCCATAACCATTATCTTTGTCAATTTTATAATCACCATTTTTCTTTTAATCATCGCCGGCATTCGCAATATTTCCACCAGGAAAACATGA